The genomic stretch GGCTTCTGATCAAGCTCATACCGCACGCTTTCAAGAACGCTGTCCTTTATGATTTTCTCAACTGCAGAGCGCTTGACTGATTTTCCGGCAAGTTTCTGCTTTATGTCAGAACATATTTTTGAGGCAACATCAGACGCAACATTATTTTCAAGAAGAGCCATCTCAATGTCCCAAAGCGCAGAATCAAGAGATTCTACAGATATTCTTGTCTCTGTTATCGCACCAGTTATTCGCGAAAAAAAGCCTTTCTTTTCTTCAGTTTTTGGCTCTTCCCGTTTGATCTCAATTTCTTCAGAAACTTTTTCGAGTTCCTCATGCACAATTTCCGGCTGAGTAGCCGGTAATTCGGGCTCTATGCTTTTTGCTTTTTCCGGCTTTTCTTCTGCATGAGGCTTCTGCTTCGGAGCTTCAGCTGATTTAATGGATTTTTCAGATTTGGCCGGCTTAGACACGTGCTGTTTTGCCGGAGCAATCTTCTCAATTTTTTGAACCGGCTCTTCTTTCTTTTCGATTTTTTGCGCCAGATCTTCTTTCTTAACTTCCTCTTCAGGGCTCTTTTTGCCCGCAATCTTGTCAGAAATTGTGCTTATTGCCGCGCTAAGCTTTTTCTTGAACGAATCAAACATGCATTATCATAGTACTTTAACTTTTATTAACTCTTTTGCAGAATGTAATATATGAAAAGCCAGAAGCGATTCATAAAGCGCAGCCGCCGCAAGCCATCTGAACTTATCGAAATAGCAAATGAAAGGATAGATATATTATTTTCGCGCGCCCAACTCGAATTCGCGCTTCATCCCGAGCTTTCGAACAGATATGTCGAGATTGCGCGCGACATCGCAAAAAAGTTTAACATACATATTCCGATTGAGCTGCGCCGCAAATTCTGTAAAAACTGCGGCAGCTATCTTGTGCCCGGGAATAACCTGACCGTGCGGCTTTTATCAAAAGAAAAGAAAGTAATCAGAAAATGCGGTGTATGCGGAGATGAAAAAAAGGTGCCTTACAGACTATAAATGACGAATTACTGCCGCCAAACAGATATTATTTATTTAATAATGTTAAACCGACAAATAGTTCTATGCGCGCCACAACCCTTATATTTTCGGCAATCCTGTTTTTCATAACGTTGGCTATGCTTTCGCCGATACATGCCGCAGAGCAGCACGATTTAAAGAAAAATGAGATTGGCGCGCTTTTTGAAAAAGCATCGGCATCTCCTGATGGGACTGTGCAAGTCATAATGAAAATGAAAGGCGCGCCTCAAAAAAATACGAAACTAACAACAGCTGCAAATGCGGCAAATCCAGAAGCTCCTGAAAAGTTAGGCGCGCTTCTGAACAGCAAAAGAATCCTAAAACGCGGCGACTCGGATTTTTTCGCTGCAAATGTAAGCCTGCAAGACCTCCAGGCGCTGGCTTCTGACTCGCGCGTTGAATCAATATCCGAAGACCGAAAAATGCATGCATTTCTTTCAGATAGCGTTCCGCTAATCAGCGCGAATTCCGTGTGGGCCAAGCAAATCGAAGGAACAAACATCACCGGCGCAGGAACAAGCGTGTGCATAATTGACACAGGCGTAGATTACACGCATCCCGATTTGGGTGGATGCACAAGCGAGTCTTTTCTTTCAGGCAACTGCTCAAAAGTGATTGGAGGGTATGATTTTGCGAATAACGACGGCAACCCTATGGACGACCATGGGCACGGCACTCATATTGCGGGCATTGTTGCAGCAAATGGAAGCTTAAAAGGTGTTGCTCCGGATGCAAAAATTGTCGCGATAAAAGTTCTTGATTCAAGTGGATCAGGTTCAGAATCCGATGTTGCTTTAGGAATTGATTGGTGCATTGCCAACTCTGCAAAATTCAATATAACTGCAATTAGCATGAGTCTTGGAGGGGACGTAACCTACCCCAAATATTGCGATAATGCTGGCGCCGATAACTTGCTTCTTGCAGAAGCGATAAACTCCGCAGCTGCAGAAAATATATCCGTTGTTATAGCGACAGGAAATAGAGGTATTGCAACAGGCTATTCCGGCGTGTCATCTCCCGCATGCATAGAAAATGCGACACGTGTAACAGCAACTGAGAAAAGCGGCAATTATGCTTCATTTGCCGAGCGCGGCATAGGATTTCCGGATATTCTGGCCGCACCGGGAGTGAGCATAACATCCACATATTTAAATTCCGGCCAGAGGGCAATGGATGGCACATCAATGTCAACACCACATGTTTCCGGCGCAATCGCGCTTATTTCACAAGCATATCAAAAGCTTTATAGAACTCTGCAAACGCCGCAGTATTTCAAAAGCCTGCTTAATGCAACCGGAAAACAAATAAATGATACCGTAGGTGCAAAAATAAATTTCTCGAGAATTGATGTTTTTTCAGCATACAACGCACTTGTAGCGCTTACAATAACTATAAGCTCGCCGGAAAACGGAACATTCCTAAATACAAACAATGCAAGAATAATCGCGTCTCAAAACGCAATATCGTGGATGAACTATTCAATAGATGATGGCGGCAATATCAGCGCGTGCCAGAACTGCAATAATTTTGAAAACTATTCGGCAAGCCTTACAGACGGATTACATAATCTAACGGTCTACGGAAACAATTCCGCAGTAGCACTGGCACATGCAACGGTTTGGTTTACAACAGACACAATTCCGCCGGAAATATATTTTTCGGATGCATGCGATGCCAACAACAGCTTTCTGGACAAGCAATGGATTTTCGCGAATCTGTCAATAAACGAAACAAACTTTGCGAACGCAACTTTCTTTCTTTTCAATTCTTCCGAACTTGTCAATTCAACAACAACTGCTGATGAAAGCGCGCTTTTCGTGAACTGGACGGCGTCATCAGAAGGCGAATATTATTTCACCGCAACGGTTTTTGACAAAGCAGGAAATTCAAACTCAATAGAAACTCGAAAAATTGCGGTCGACTTGGCGCCACCTGAAATAACGGCTATTACTTTTTCACCCACTTACGTGCATACTGGGCAAAATATCACAATCACATACTCAATTACAGACCTATCCTCCGTAAAATCGGAAATATTCATAGCACACCACAATATTTCAGAATCAATTAATCAATCACATTCCGGAGAAAAATACACCGCGGTTTTCACTAATGTATCAAATTCTGGAGAATACAAAATTATGATTTTTGCGAAAGATGCCGTGAACCACACATCAAACGCAAGCGAACAATTCTTTGCAAATGCCTCATCCATATTATTATTGAATTCTTCAGGAGATGAAACTATAACTTTGCTGATTAAGCGCGAAAACACCGAAATCGGAAAGCTCTATGCATTATCAGAAGAGAAAAATAAATCTTTTGACTCAGGCAACTACGCAATTGAGGCGCATGGAAAAAATGAAACATTCACGATAATTCTAAGCGACATAGAATTCATACAAAACGAAATACTAAAGATATTCTTTTCAAATGTTACTGCAACAAGCCCAAATACCACAAGATATCGCTTCACAGAGAATGCATTCTCGTTCAGCCCTGATTTCAACATATCCTCAGCCACGGTCTGCCTTAATTACACATATCACGCAAATGGCTTTCAGAATATTTCGCGCGCGAAAAACTTCAGGTGCGCAGGCCTTTGCGAAAACGGAAACTGGAGCATGCTTGAAACGCTTGTGAACACAACAACAAACCAATCGTGCTCAAATATCAGCTCATTTTCTTCATTTGTTCTTGGCGAACTTTTGCCTTATTGCGATGACGGAAATATCGATTCTGGAGAAACATGCGCGAGCTGCCCTGCTGACGCCGGTGCATGCCCAGCACCCGCAAAACATGAAATCCAAAAAAGTGGCGGAGGTGGTTGGGGTGGCGGAATAATTATAAAAGCAAAAAACATCACAAATGCCACTAATGCTTCTGTTTCGTTTAAAACAAGCGACAAAAATACTTCAATGATGCAAAACATTTCTTCAAAAGCAAAAGACAATGCATCAATTATAAAAGACAACAACTCTGAAATAAACGCACCCGAAATAAAGACAAAACTAGAAGAAAACGAAAACGTTTCAGAAAACAGGGAGCCAATAATTGCTACAGGACATTATATATTGAATTACCTAAATCCCATAACATCGTTTATAGATTGGCTGATTCATTCATTAATGTTATTATTTTAACAGTTCGGGTTATAATTTATTTCCTGGCCTCAAGCATGCCATTCTCTTTCAGCTCAACGCCAAACACTTGCGAAACGCCTTTCTGCATTGTGACGCCGTAGACGCGCTCTGATTTTTTCACAGTGACATCGCTGTGAGAAACAACGATGAACTGCGACTCTTTTGCATATTTCGTCAAAAGATCTCCGACTATTGACGCATTTGTCTTGTCAAGCGCGGCATCAATCTCATCAAGCAGATAGAACGGCGACGGCCTAAATCGCTGTATCGCAAAAAGAAAAGCAATAGCAGTCATTGTCTTTTCCCCGCCGGAAAGCAAATCGATTGAAAGAAGCCGTTTTTCCATTGGCTGCGCTTTTATCAAAAGCCCTGACTCTATGTCGTTCGGATTTTCCAGCAATAGCTCCGCATCCCCGCTTATGAGATCGCGGAAAACTTTCGAAAATTCCTCGGAAATCGCATTAAGCGCAGTCATAAAAATTACTTTTCGCTTTTCCTCAATCTGCGCAATCATGCTGATTATGGATTCCTTCTCGCCCTTGAGTTTGTCAAACCGCTCCTTGAATATTTCATAGTCCTTGTTAAGCGCGTCAAATTCTTCAATTGCTTTAAGATTGACAGGGCCAAGGGAACGCAGCTGCCTGTCGCAATCCCTGATTTCGCGCTCAAGCTTGTTAGGATCTGCCTTGACAAGGTCGGTTCTCTGCTTGTATCGCTCATAATCAACCATAAGGCCTGTAAGCTCTGTTTCAAGGCGCGCTTTTTGCAGTTTCAATTCATTTATCTCGGCTTCAAGGTTCAATCTCTGCTCGTATTTTGAGCGGCGTGTGCGCTTCATTTCGCTTATCTGAAACT from Nanoarchaeota archaeon encodes the following:
- a CDS encoding S8 family serine peptidase, yielding MRATTLIFSAILFFITLAMLSPIHAAEQHDLKKNEIGALFEKASASPDGTVQVIMKMKGAPQKNTKLTTAANAANPEAPEKLGALLNSKRILKRGDSDFFAANVSLQDLQALASDSRVESISEDRKMHAFLSDSVPLISANSVWAKQIEGTNITGAGTSVCIIDTGVDYTHPDLGGCTSESFLSGNCSKVIGGYDFANNDGNPMDDHGHGTHIAGIVAANGSLKGVAPDAKIVAIKVLDSSGSGSESDVALGIDWCIANSAKFNITAISMSLGGDVTYPKYCDNAGADNLLLAEAINSAAAENISVVIATGNRGIATGYSGVSSPACIENATRVTATEKSGNYASFAERGIGFPDILAAPGVSITSTYLNSGQRAMDGTSMSTPHVSGAIALISQAYQKLYRTLQTPQYFKSLLNATGKQINDTVGAKINFSRIDVFSAYNALVALTITISSPENGTFLNTNNARIIASQNAISWMNYSIDDGGNISACQNCNNFENYSASLTDGLHNLTVYGNNSAVALAHATVWFTTDTIPPEIYFSDACDANNSFLDKQWIFANLSINETNFANATFFLFNSSELVNSTTTADESALFVNWTASSEGEYYFTATVFDKAGNSNSIETRKIAVDLAPPEITAITFSPTYVHTGQNITITYSITDLSSVKSEIFIAHHNISESINQSHSGEKYTAVFTNVSNSGEYKIMIFAKDAVNHTSNASEQFFANASSILLLNSSGDETITLLIKRENTEIGKLYALSEEKNKSFDSGNYAIEAHGKNETFTIILSDIEFIQNEILKIFFSNVTATSPNTTRYRFTENAFSFSPDFNISSATVCLNYTYHANGFQNISRAKNFRCAGLCENGNWSMLETLVNTTTNQSCSNISSFSSFVLGELLPYCDDGNIDSGETCASCPADAGACPAPAKHEIQKSGGGGWGGGIIIKAKNITNATNASVSFKTSDKNTSMMQNISSKAKDNASIIKDNNSEINAPEIKTKLEENENVSENREPIIATGHYILNYLNPITSFIDWLIHSLMLLF
- a CDS encoding ribonuclease P — its product is MKSQKRFIKRSRRKPSELIEIANERIDILFSRAQLEFALHPELSNRYVEIARDIAKKFNIHIPIELRRKFCKNCGSYLVPGNNLTVRLLSKEKKVIRKCGVCGDEKKVPYRL